The window CTTGGCCCATggttttttaatacaaaagcTACCAATATGTTAAGTTTCTCCAAAAATTCACAATTGCTTCAAATATCAGCTGATGAGAATCTTCTACATAAGGAATGctcattaattttaatatataacaGAAAGGTGCTTCCAAAGCTATTGGATGCATCTTTAAACCCAGTGCAATTTGTCTCTTAGTGTAGAATATCATATTTTCCAAACTATTATTGCCGCTGCCTTGTccactaaaattgaaaagatcaCAATTCATTAACAAGTAGGTACCTTAATGTTATTGTAGAATGCAATCACATATTCCACGAACATTTGCCTCATTTCAAAACGTGTTCAGGCAAACAAGAGTTAAATCACAAGCTAACGTACTAGTGGAGTGTAATAAACTTCAAACTCCAAATGGTTCATTTCACGTGGGTTTCTCTTGCATCACTTAATTAACGATCAAAGGACTGCTGAACAAAAGTTTAGTGAAAACATGTTTTGACTAACTAgtctttaaatttatgttttcccTCATTTTCCATAGTTGCTTTTCATTATTTAGAAACATTTATTTTCCATAAAATCAGAACATGGTTTCTTTTACCAACCACTCtagtataaattttataacaatttcaaaagcaagtatataaaactattttgaatatCTCCCAAAGAAGtcttattctcttttctttctttcattgattttAGTGCAAAGGTGGCTCAAGGTAATCCGTGAACAAAAAGAATACCATATCAGTactttactttaaaatatgATATCATTGGTAAggtatttctatatttatataatataaagaaaactacCAGAATCACTTAGCTCCATCATTCTCCAAATCTTTGATATCAGTATCAATGAAAGTACCAAGCAGTAGAAGTCTCCTAAGGcctttatcttttaaaatcaaaacctGAGTAGAAGCAGAGTAGTTTAATTAGTGATATGAATCATCCAATCTTAAAGTTTTAAGTCAAAAGACACCCATTTCTATTTGCTGAGACAGAATCGAACAACCAAGGAGTTCCTAAAATACAGCATCCAATAAACTTAAATACCATGAAAGAAACTGGCGTTTGTCAATTTGTTGGACAAGTCTTTTCACAGGAGAGACTCAATGCTAGgagtttaagaaaaaaaatcttaaatctcactttttttttttttgccaaatgtcaaataattagaTAAAACACAAAAGGTTCTCCTCTGAGAAGAAGACACTTACTGACTACTCTGAGTTATCTACGAGAGCTTTTATGGATAAAAGGAATAACGTTTAATATGTAAAGAAAAGCCCACAGAAAGAATCAAAAACCTTCAATTAACCTTTATGCAGAACCAGGGATTCCACCAATATCCATCATTGtttaaactttcttttcaaCCAGCAAAAATATCACCCTATTGGATAGATAATCAAGCAAAAGTAATAAAACAATCACTTTCTATGGCAAAGAACAGAACAATTAATCTGTATTTTCCCACATAAAGCATCtcctcataaaaaaaaaaacttaagaaaaaaaaaaaggtttatccTTTGGATTAAAAAAGTGATAGATACCCAATCAATAGCATAAAGGGGGACTTAAAGGGTattgttcttttcttccttttggtttttgtcctttttctctttgattttCATCTTTACTTTGGAGGCTCACATCCTAATCAAAGAGTAGGGCAAATCATTCGAGAATTGGAATATTCagttcataaaaagaaatcgAGTACTCCAACTATTCATTcagaagaaaatatgtaaatatatagaaaGGCAGCCGCTAAAACCCCACCCCTTCTTTATATACTCCAGGaccattttcttctccacttTATTCCCGAAATTCAAATTCCGAATACTTATCGACCTTTAGATCCATACAAATGGATTGATTGTATcagaaacaaaatctttcgTTCtcttataaaattgaagactACCTTGCGAATCGCGATATGTCGTTTCTCATCAGAGTGGTGCCTGTGGCGAGGCTTGTGAAAGATGAAGATCCGCAAATTCCTTTGCCCAGAAATCAGAAGTTGATGATTAACGATAACAAGTGAAGAGGAATTGAATCGTCAGGGTTGCCGCGTTTGATTCTTACAAGTGAATATAAAGTACTGAATCTTATGAACATGGAGCTTCGCGCTAGACCAGATTGAATTGGGCTGGCCCATTGAAAAACAGCCCATTTTGAAATTCAGTGgctttgataaagaaaaatattaaattcagttaaataaataaataatacactATGTCTATTTTCAATTCTTGCtccatatattttaaatttctaccACCATataccattttattttcttttctctccttaTATCTTATTTAACTCTCTCCATAGTGAAAATAAGTGTTAGCTATCGAGAATGATAACAAAAGGGAGTATCGAGATGAGCGAGAATAAGTAATGATTATCGAGCTTCAAGCTAGACCATACCACACGTATTTTACAATGTCTTGTAATTTCACCATGTGATAATAACTTTATAAAAAGTTGGTCTTTTATCATTTGGACTTTATAAAATAGTCGTTATGCGAgttttctcctttttatttattttatttttttaagcttttatAGAGCTATCTTCTTAGTATAAAAGGTACAACTTGTTGTGTGTAATAGCTTAATAACTTGCACGTTGCtagtaatatttaaaatagtaacaTGTGAAAACGTATAAACAAACTTGTTAAGTTAACCTAATGAATTTATCGATGTTTTTATTCGTTTAATTACTTATAATTagtctaattttaaaatatttttttaaataaaatacaaattacatCATTATCATTACCGAACATGGTAACTTGGTATAAGATGAATGTGCATatcaaagttaaaatatttgtgttttttttaaagtataaagttacttcttcaattatttttttatatataatttgaataagaaagtgtaaaaaatagcaattttgataaaatatttaaaatatattataaaattttacactAATATGCTTCTATGAGCAACAATGATAAGCAGTGAGAGAAGTCTATAAGTTtctattattgctaaaattcaaaaatttgctataacttgtaaatattttaatttattttattattttaaaaatactctaacttgatatttatttcttcaaatatatagaTACTTTCATACCTACAcagatttaaatataattgtgtTGTGTTTTAGGTTGACCAttgtaaacaatttaaataataaattaacaaaaaaaactcatgaCATAAATGGTGTAACCTAAGTAATGCTCATTAAAAAAcaagtaattgaattttggCAGAAAATGATCCACATTTTGAGATTATTTagcattttcatttgtttcatttcatATCTTTCTCGTCACACggtgcttttctttttcaaatttcgtGCAAAAGTAAGAAATGCGAATCAAACTAAATGAGTTAGGAAAAGTTAGTgcacataaatttaaataaaccatataaatatatctcCCCtcataatagaaaaagaaaaagtaaaaagcaATAAACAAATGACTCTTACATTGAACTTCTACTTCCAATAGAATCAAATATTCATTGACGCTAAGGGTGTAATCGAGTTGGATTGGATATTGGGTTGGAAGGtattctcaacccaacccaacccatattttcggATTATATGGGTTGACAATTCAAATAATTCgaatttagttttcaaccAAACCGGTAAAATATGAGTTGGATTGAATTGTTCaggttgtattttttttttcgtttctaCTTTCTAACGGGATAGATGAGATCTGACGGCGATGATGAAGATGACCGAAGAGGGAGAGAGGAGACGATGGAAAGAAGAGTAAAAAACGGAGGTAGATTTGCCGATGGTGAGAGAGAAGACCGAAGATTGAAGTGAGAGTGAGActgaagagaaaaataaaaaagggagGTTGTGAGTGGCGTGTGGAAGGGGAGCTGAGGAAGACCTTGAcctaatattttgattttgttttattaaataatatatatatatatacacataaattCAAGTTGGGTTTAGTTGAATCGAATTTTTAACCCTCCAACCCGAGACTCAACCCATCTTGAAAAGatccaactttttaaactCAACTTAGCCCACGTTTTAATCTAACCAACCCAATCCTTAAAATATGGATTGGTAGTACACATTATTTGAGTTCAACCCATACTTTTACACCCCTAGTTGACACAAATCATCAAACACCTTCTTACACTCTCCATTTGGAattcaaatcttaattttttttgggtaaCTCATATAGCCTAAATTGCTATATGATATTACATGAAGAATccaaattactaataaatttcataaaagtcCTAAATGAGCTAgtatattacataaatgtaggctcaaattactttaatacccatttctattatttaattgatttatatcaaatatctaaatggaaaaaattgtGGGATATAGTTTTGGAAAGAAGTGAGacccaaattaatttaataccaatttctattatttaatttaattgatttataacaaatatctaagTGGAAAAATGGTGGGATACCGTTTTGGAAATAAGTGGGGCCCAAAATAACTTAATATAAATtcctattatttaattgatttataacaaatatttaaatggaaaaaataattagatatggttttggaaataattagaaaaattttcatgCTTTCCTTCCACGAAAACGGTTGTCTACTCCTTCCAACGTGGATTACGATTTTTTCTTCGAAATTTTAGAGAGTTCagaggtgaagaagaagacagtcGACGGCcgacaaatacaaaacttctcAAACATAATCTAGTTAAAAACAAATGTGAtacattttagggtttattgagattttggtggtgaagaagaaaacttttgaTGGCcgacaaatacaaaacttatcCGACAGAATCTAGCTAGAAATTTTGtgcttaatattatatatattcaaaacaaatgaaacatttggtatattaggtatattttaaatattcgaTTAAATAGGAAAACAAacgaaaatttagttttgaatgtgatacattctagagtttattaataattcaaCGTTGAAAAAGAATGACCAtcttatcaaaaaaataatagaactaTATGTTAGTATATAATAtcattgtatataatatgaggtatatatatactaaaacataGAACATAACTATTATAGATTGCggatatattaaagtataatgtaatcaaatacatttataaaggaaaagtatgtatgtatgatcaTGTCGTTTACTActgttttagtaatatttattctacaaacaaaaaatttaaacacaaattctGTAGAAATTATGTAGAaggtattattgtatataatatgatgtatatatactaaatagcATATATAATTTCagtgtatattttattagtgaaaggttcttatatcaatttgtttatattttttatttaaatattcatatcgtATGTGGTAAATAATacgttatgtttgaaataatattgattatgtaTTAAAGTTGTTTATGGCTACAGGAAcatgaatgagaaataattatgatgagtatatgtaatatatgtcattaaaacattaattgttttatagtATATGTAATGTTGAGAAAAACATTAGTTGAgattttatatgatatatatcatataaaacatcaattaaaagtaatatataaaactaatataaatgtaattaagatgtggtatatatataataaatcacaaatacaaactattatataatgcgacaatattataaaagtagtataatcataaataatatgtggtatatatttataaaatcatacCAGAATAACGTTAAAATGAGGGgtatattgttaatatatacGTTATATTTAGAATAGGtggttttgttgtttaactatttaattttaaatgggtaaaataacaaataacttACTGTGGACTTTATCGTAGCTTTAGGTAATGGAGAATTGTATTTGCCGGCGACTTGTTAAGATTCTGCAGCTTACGGTTATGAGAAATCTGAATACAGATTGAGAAAACAATGTAATAAGAAGTTCgaattttatgattgaatatctaaaagcttcaaatgatgaaaaataatagttaaaaatagCCGCCGGtaatgaagaagaatatatataatgtgaCTGCTGAACAGGGAGAAGAATTAGGTAAAGatataattttggaaagaatatataaatagtttactacaaattagaaaaaaattataaaaattaatatattttaatttataattaatttaaaaatacttgaaatttattaccatattaattaatcaaataaatttaaggaatatatgaaattcatattatattccaatcatataaatataatattttatttatatttgtattatgtaattaatagttaatgaaatgttataattgttcctaatattatcttttctatttaagaaaataatttttaaattagaatatttgtgaaatttcttattaaattaacGACTTTTTTCTAcatctttctattttttaaacaaaccCCTACATCAAATcccataaactaaaattaaaaaaaaaaaagaaaacaattcaATAAATGAAACATTAAAGGGAAATGGTAAAAGAATCTTACGATGTCTGGAACATCAGTTTTCTTTCAACCTTAgcttgagttttttttctatataaataaagttttaaatcaaacttcCTCAAAATcgaaaaaacaacaaacaaatttgaGATCCATTATCCACATCTATATTTCATTGTTCCGAATTTGAGTTTTTccatataaacaaatttcgaaatcaaattcattccaaatctaaaaacaaaccaacaaaattCAATACAGTATTAGAAAAGATAGAACAGTCaaactaataatttgaaatctgtCAACCCGCACGCAAAATGCTTCAGTAAAGAAGATTTCTTCTATTGAATCCATATATCCATATTTCTTCTATTGAAAAATTCCCAATTGAAATTCAGTATACTCATATATATTCCAATCACGTTGTTGGTGTAGTGAAGTGGGTTAGAAGAAAGAATTTTTGGATGCTTCTGCCTAAAAGATTTAGTTTATACTAAGATGAAACTTTTAGTTTGAACTGACGTTGTTTCATGAACAAGCTATCAATTTGTGTCTATTTAtaggataaaatatttagtttgaaTTCATAAACAATGTGTcttaattaaatgaagaaaataaaagtatgaAAAGTAGGGAGAAGAGCATGGAAGCCGAACTTAAAAATTCTCCCCTCTTACCCTCTCATTACATTGTACGGATAGCGATAGAAATAGAGATAGTTTTATAGCCTGCCTACAAAAGATACTAatagatatattttgaatttgggaGGTTTATACcaatttaaaccttaaacttttgtaaatgtatcaatttacatttttcaaatgattCTACAAGTTCGAACGTCCTTTGAGAATTTTCTTTGCATTCATTTGTAATTGTCCATTTTGTAAAATCAATATATGATGAAGTCtacatatatttgataatcaaatcaatggataatttttaaattagataGTTAAAACGAAATGTCTTTATATTAATTGACTTATAATAAtgttatgtttgaattttttttaatagactCAAATCATATTTCAGATGTTAGAtgatcaaaatctaaaaaaaaaaaggatgaaaattGATACATGAGCTTGGGAAAGTTCAACATCATTTAAATGGCTACAATTCCGAActtataatttgatatttgtccTATACATAACTCATCTCATTCATAATCATGGTACACAATGAAACATGTCCCAGTTAAATTAGCTACTTAGTGACACAAAACGTGTCTAAATGGATAATAAATTACTATATAAAATGGTTCATTTGAAAAGGCTAAAAAGACTAAAACAATAGATTAAATGACATTTcaacatataataaataattccATTGTCCATCGAAATCAAGCCAACTCATTTTCTAAGCATCaacatcttttaatttaaatttggtcaCATACACAAAAGTTACGAGagtaaacaaattataatttgcCCATATGttatacacacacatttacattttaactattttttttttcttttaaactagTAAGTCAAACAACCTCCATTTGAATAtctaatttcttatttcaagTAAAGTAATGTAAAACTAGCAGTTGAATAACATCCAAATTTAATGtaatattattcattaaaatttttcCTTATGATAAAAAGGATAACAATGTGttgtaataaaattataacaatgtTGAGCCAATAGATGTAACAACCTTCTGAATGAGGCTCAATTTGCCAAAAAGGGGCACAATGTGTGTATACACATGTTATTATATGTTCATattaatcaacaaataaaacgCATGtgtgtttataaatattaataggATTTAGGTATCTCCATATCTTGTTTAATTTCCAAAGTCATATACATGCACTTTGGTGGATACCTATAtgcctaaatatttttctaaaaatcacCTCCTCTATTTATCTCTAAATCTAAGGAGGTGGGTTTGTTATTGAAGATCAAGGTGAGGACTTCCTCCATCTTGCTAGCCTTAACAAAAAGGCCAGAACTTGTGGTGGATCCTTCAAAGAGTATGATGCTCTCGTGTTCTTTGGTATTGATGATACAAGTATTGCAATCCCTTGCCCTCTCTTTTGTATTACCTACAAAATTCAtgctcatttaatttaattattccctataaataaatttcatcttctatatatatatatatattacccTACCTTGAAAGCATCTTCATCGGTTCGATCATCTCCAATATATAGAGGAACGACATCGTCTACATTAGTATGTCCAAGAGTGTGTAGATAATATTCCATTGCATGCCCTTTGTTCCAATTTATGGTAGGTCTTATCTCCATAACCTACAAAATATgttacattattatataaagtcataatacatattaaaaCTACGTAACCTACAAATATGGATTGTTACCATCATACAGTCCTACAAACGTACATGATGAGacataacttttcaaaaatctAGGATCGatccaacatttattaaaagaaaataaaaataaatgaatttatgtaattattaCGTTGTCATCAGGTAGGTATCTTTTTAGTCTACCAAACAAGTATTTTTTATGCATgtttaacatatttattttattaacaaatatctaaTGTTACGTATGCACCAGTATCTGATAGAAACGCATTAGTCAAACTAAAGCATTTGTGCTTCTTAGTGCATCACTCTCTCTCACTACATACCTAAAATGTCACGTACAAACACATACAATCTTATTAACAAAGAATCTTCCCTTTTCtgagcaaaaaaaatataattgaaccGACATATTCAATATAATACGTTACTAGCaattatacaattatttaccttttttccTAAAGTTATATGAAAATCAGGATATCTTTCAAGAACAGTCTCtactttccttttcaaattttccaaatCCTGCACACATGCATACAAGTcaattataatcaaaataactcaacacagtaattaatttctttaagcTTTATTCATATGTAATGTAAGTAGGAGGctcatatattataatatgacAAATAAATTGACAAAAGATTTGTATATTTACCCTCTCATGAACATGTCGAAAGTGCACTGAAACACAAAATCTATTATCCTCCACCATTGccccttcaatttttctagTAATTTCTTCCTCTAACACTTCCCTAATCTGTCAcatttaaatgatatatttcCATATTTCAAACCTCATATCAtatgaaaaaatcaaattccaattactaattattatataatcatccttatgaaaatagaaaattactTGTTGAATTGCTGGTAGAAATTTCTTGGCTGGTTGAAAAGAAACCCCATCGAcctacaataattaaaatagcaTATGGTAGTATTATTTATAAGTTCTTACTTTTTTGTTGGTGAAGCTCGACATGTCGAAATGTTATATAAAACTACAAGAACCTCATTGTCGGAAGTTGGAGTCATGGTAATGTCCATTCCATGGCTCCCAGCATAATGAACATTACTTAATTTCACGAACTCTTTTACCTGAAATTATAaatggtaattaattaattaattacccattcttttaaattttaaaaaatataatacatatagattataaataataataatgttaatatttaaacaatttactTTATCTCGGCTTCTTCCACTTATTATCGCCGTTGGAAAGCATTTTGCCACTTCTCTTACAGCCTCCCTCATCTACATTTTGGGGAcagaaaagaaacatatttatatataatcattctataattacataaatattttttaattgaaattgtaAACGTTAACCAAACTGatcacaaaatatagaaaataaaacaaaatcttaatttaaatatttgaagtctGTGCGTTTTGGTAAAAACTCAAAAGTTGTTGGTAATTTGTCCTCTAATCACTTATTTCATTCTACCAATTAATAGATagttctaaaatattttgtctctttcttaaccctaatacaaataaattaacatgATTAACAATTAGCATTATATCacattattatcatttaaaaaattgggttaatatatgataaaaagtaaagattaaattacaacatttaaagttaaaaataaaataacccaCAAACTTCTACAAACAgggttaaatttcaaatttagtgaTTTAGTCCTTGTTACCATTAAAGTAAAATCTCCTAGGTAATCTATAGCTCTACAGATGATGAAGTCCTcgtaaatatataatttggagactatttattaaaactttattaaactataaaagcaaaattttaattataaacgATATTACGATAGAGACTAAtttcttaagttttcttttaattttaaggattaaaatttaaattcaattaggtcAACATTAGTAAGTATAATAGttatttgtatgaaaatttaaatagaggAACGATAGATacatattcataaataatttcattggtTTTGATCTTTAAAacatttgttttagtttttaagtttagtattttaaacaagaaagaaaatcatttgTAATTTCTTCATAAAGTCAAAcaatgaagaataataataaaagaaaaacagagatATTATACCAATTAGGCATTAATATCTCTTCAAGATTTGAatctaatattattaaaaatatatatatatatatatgtaaagttAATACTTAAAGAATAAATTACCTCAGAAGACATGAAAGCTCGATCAGGATCATCAACAATGGGAGAAAGAGTTCCATCATAATCCAAAAACacaacaattttctttctttttagcCCTTTCATCATCCCGTCAAATGATTCCAACCCAGAAGGATGTGTTTTCTAAtacacattaattaattaatcaattaaaaatatataatctctcatttaacaacaacaacaataataaaatgaatgaatgaatatcGTACCAGCCATGAATTGTAATTGGTTCCATCCGTCGAAGTATTGTCAAAAGTGGGAGCAACTTGTAGGGACTTGCGGTCACCGGAAAGTGGGGTGGGCAGTCCCATTAAGGATCTGAAGAAGAGTGTGGGGCGGGCGGTGGGAAAAGCGAGagtgaaaggaaagaaaaatttcaacaaaacattggtaaaaaaatgagaaaattccATTACTGTTATTATGGAGAAGAGAGTGGGGAAAAGAAGTGAGAGGAGGGGGAGGTTTTGAGTTGTTCGGTGGGGGATTATTTAAAGGGAAAATTTGATAAAGTagctttatattttattcGGCCACGTGGAGAGCTGATGTGGctattttagtaatttactttgattttgagTCAAACCTAAGTCTTTAGGTTCAGAAAAAAGGTCCACCTCTAAATACACTCTTTCTGActccatttttaaattatagaaaacaaaaacaaaaacaacaacaacaactaatcaaaaccaaatttcaGCTTCACATCCAAAACTCATATCTTGTAATAAGGggtaacaaaaataattcaaattcaaatcataaaaGTTCAACTTAAAACAATACtgcaaactatatatattttttcacacttatatatatatatatatgtatgcacCGTGATGTATAAGGCCGgcatccaaattttaaaataaatcaaacccAACCAAATTGatctaatatttatatatattttattttaaaaaattcaaaaaaaaaaaaagaaaaacagaaacgTATATTTTATCGatctaaaatagaaataagCCCCATCTACAAGGAGAATCAACTCGATGCATTAccttttgtcttttatttaacatttatatTGTTACCTTTTTTGATATAATCGATCGGTTAAATTCGTTTATTCTTGTTTATTCGTTAACGTTCTCGTcagttttagattttctttttcttttcaatcttttaaatTGGTCCTCAAAATTAGTACCCTGCCAACCCCCATTGCATGATatcttttttttggttaaaaagatttaaattttccttttcatcatttcccatcaaagtttgaaacaaattgttttaaaattgtaataaaataacaataaaattaaataatacctcattttttaaaagtaattatttaacctcgacaaaattttatttacaaatcaTACTGTAATTTGGTTAGCATATAACGATTGTCCATTATattaaagactaaaatatctttatttCAAACtcgatatttttatattataaatatatatatatatatatatatatataacaacatttttaaaaaatttaaaaagtttaccaatatatgaatgataaatTGTATTGTTGAGAGATTAGCCTATATTGTAGTGTTACTTTGTGTTTAGTTCTATGAATCTAGTATactcatatatattatgatcACGTTATTGGTGTAACGCACTCTAATAActgaatctaaattttgttgaatataaattttgttatatttgtgttGATACTTCGTGTTTAGTTTGTGTTTAGTTGTTATGTTTGTAAGTGTTCCTATCTTAACATTAACAATGAagatattcatatttttctttcgtttGAAAAGGACATTCATTAAAAGATtggtgtgtatatatatatattgaataagtataataatatttgataaaattccaaaattggACGATGTTTAGTGAATGATTGGTTGCTATCTTTTGGAATAGAATATCATTTCATATCTCATTTTGATTTCGAAACGTAAAAGGTTATAaaatttttcagattttaaaaattttataggCTATACCCTAAACTAATACCAAATGGCCTATGATATTTGTCAAGtatgattcaaatattatattcttaaattttatttccttttccttaCTCCCAAAACATCCAAACAATAAATCATTATAAtcaattatacttttttttttttttaaattttctaaataaaataaaaagaaagaaagtgaaaacatttattaaattttaaatgaaatcaatttatacaattgaataattatccatttgaaattttagattacAAACTATTGACCCATTCATCTCCCGGTTACCCATTTATTcctaatattttgatatttttttcaaaaataataaatataaactatttacttaatttttaaaataaatttttaaaaagagctgaacaaaacaccaaaaatgtttatataaaaaaattttgaaaagagaaaagattcaaataacaaaaacagaCACG of the Cucumis sativus cultivar 9930 chromosome 3, Cucumber_9930_V3, whole genome shotgun sequence genome contains:
- the LOC101204169 gene encoding trehalose-phosphate phosphatase B codes for the protein MMKGLKRKKIVVFLDYDGTLSPIVDDPDRAFMSSEMREAVREVAKCFPTAIISGRSRDKVKEFVKLSNVHYAGSHGMDITMTPTSDNEVDGVSFQPAKKFLPAIQQIREVLEEEITRKIEGAMVEDNRFCVSVHFRHVHERDLENLKRKVETVLERYPDFHITLGKKVMEIRPTINWNKGHAMEYYLHTLGHTNVDDVVPLYIGDDRTDEDAFKVIQKRGQGIAILVSSIPKNTRASYSLKDPPQVLAFLLRLARWRKSSP